The Desulfovibrio sp. DNA window CGCACCTGAGCCACATCTAGTGCTTCCCCTTCAATGGCGCTCGACTTCACCACATCCAGAGTCAAAGTCTCCAGACCAGCCTCAGCGCGAATGGAGAAACCAAGGGCATTCATCCGCCCCAGGAGCAACCCCTGCTTGTGCCGGATGGCGGCAAGCTGTTCCGCCAGCTTTGCAATGTCCCACTGAAATGTCGACCAGTCTGGCCTCTCATGAATATAGCGCATAATCTCCGCACCTCTTGCGGTGAATATGACAGATATTCTCCACAAAAGCAATATTCTCCGTAAAATTTGCGGCGAATATAAGCTCCAAACGCCGCATCTTAGTTACGGGGGCGTCACCAAGATGCATGACGGATGTATGACGGCTTTGAAATGCGTTCGCCGCATTTCTCCCACTCTAACTCGTTGTGGGCACACGCTGACGCCGGAAGAACTCCGCGAGAAGAATATTTACCCGTAACCCATGGAAGCCAGCAACTTACAAGTGATATTCGCAGTTGTGTTCTACAGTACAAACTTCTAGAGAATGGATTCTCAGCATCTTTTGTAACAGGTTGAACAATTTGTTGCACATTGAGCAATGCTTTGGCCAACTCGGTGATATTTTCGGATTGATAGGCAGTCATAGAACTCCTTTCCTCTTTGAGATCTGTTGTCAATATTGTCTGAGATAGCCTGTTTGTAGGCTTTTCAACGGTATTATCCCGTATTCAAGCTTGTAATATAGACGTCAAATATATTGATAAACATAGTTTTCAATGAAGGGGTGCTTATCTAACTTGCACTTGAAAGCACGTTTGTCCTTTCGGAGTTAAGCAGGCATTATTTTGGGTAACAAGCGGTAGTTGCAGGTATCGCATGTGCTATGTTATTTAGATAACAAATGCAATTCTGAAAAAAATGTGGAGGTTTCGTATGGGAATTTTAACTGTATTCTCAGACGTTTTTTCTGGAGACGCTCTCACAACCTGCACGGTTTTGTCCGGTTTGTTTTTTGGCTGGACCATTGGGTCACACTACACCGGGGCCACGCTTGGCATGGCCTACGGGGCTGGCGTTATAAAGTCTCCTCGGCTTGCCAGTCTTCTGGTAGCGGCATTTGCGCTGATGGGTGCTACGTTTGAGAGCGGCAATGTGGTAAACACTGTGGGAACAGGCATTCTGGAAAAAAGCCAGGTCACAGATCTTGGAGCCATGGTAATGATGTTGACCGCCGCTCTTGTGACAGCTGCAAACACATGGATGCGCTGGCCAGTTTCTACTTCTCAGCTAGCGTGCTTCGCCGTTGTTGGCGCGGGGGTGGGCATGGGGGCAACAATTTTTTGGCAAACAACCATTGTCTTTTTGTTTGTGACCTGGGTTGGTACCCCTGTTATTAGCTGTCTACTTGCATTCGTTTTTACCCGCATGGGCGATTCCGTTTTTAAAACCATTACCCCGACAACCCATAAGTTACTAAGTGCGGCTCTGCTTGCGGCATGCTGTTATGCGGCCTACACGCTTGGGGCCAACAATACGGGCAATGCAGTAGGCATTTTTTACGGATTAGGCCTTACCACCCCCATGAAAGCTGGTTTTATTGGCGGCATCGCCATGGGCATAGGGGCTATGACTTGGGGCAAGCCCATACTTGAGAAAGTAGGAAAGGGTATTCTGCACCTTGATTTAACCACAGGGCTTTCCGCAAAAATGGCGCAAAGCCTCACAGCGCACACAGCAGCAATGCTTGGATACCCCACGTCCATGAACCAAGCGCTCATCGGTGGTGTTGCAGGGGCTGGCGGCGCGCGCGGTCTTAAGACGCTGAACAAAAAGGCACTGGCTGAAATCGTTTTTTCATGGTTTTTTACCCCCGCTCTGGCTGGTATTGTTTCGTATGCCCTGTACAAAGTGCTGAGCGCAGTTTTGGGCATCCATTAAGCCACGTAGACTCTCTGAACACACGAGGAAGTTATGATGCTTAAATTATTGGGCAAAAAAACAGCTACTCCTGCCGTGACCTTTGTTGTCTTGATGGGGATCGTCAGCCTGTTTGCAGATATGACCCATGAGGGAGCTAGAAGTGTTTACGGCTCCTACCTCCCCCTTCTTGGAGCTTCTGCTACGGCAATCGGCTTTGTTTCAGGCTTTGGCGAGCTTGTTGGCTATTCGCTCCGGCTGTTTACGGGCATCATAGCCAACAAGACAAAATGCTATTGGGGCATGACCCTGCTGGGGTATGGCGTCAATGTTGTCGCCATACCCTTTCTGGCGCTGGTTCCAGAAAATGGGTGGATGCTGGCTTGTATTCTGATTGTGTCCGAGAGGGCTGGCAAGGCCATACGTCAGCCGGCAAAAAATACGCTTCTGTCATTTGCCGCCACACAGGTTGGCGTGGGCAAGGCCTTTGCCCTGCAAGAATTCCTTGACCAACTGGGCGCATTTTTGGGGCCAGTGCTGCTTTTTTGTGTGCTCTGGTTCAAAGGAGGTGAAAACACGCTTGAGTCGTATGCACTTTGTTTTGCGGTTCTGGGGATTCCGGCGGTAGCCACCATGTGCTGGCTTTTTTGGGCAAAACAATGCTTCCCGACCCCTGAGCTATTTGAAAAAACAACAGGCAATGAGGCAGTGAGCAAAAAAAGCTCCTTTATCCTCTACCTTGTGGCGATTTCGCTGTTTGCGTTTGGGTTCATTGATTTTCCCATCGTCACAATGCATGCCGCAAAGCAGAATATTTTTTCTGTAAGCTCGTTACCTTTGCTGTACGCGTGGGCGATGATAGTGGACGCCTTTGCAGCCTTGGTGTTTGGAGCGCTCTATGATAAAATTCAATTCAAAGCGCTGATTGTGTCGGGAATTATCTCGGCTTTTTCTGCCGTGTTCATTTTTTCCATAAGCTCCTTCTGGGGCATTGCCATCGGAGTTACGCTCTGGGGCATAGGCATGGGCGCGCAGGAATCAATTCTCAAGGCGGCTGTTGTGGGCTTGACCTCTAAGGAAAACCGCTCAGCCAGCTTTGGTTTTTTTGAATCCTGTTTTGGGGTCAGCTGGTTTATGGGCAGCTGGTTTATGGGGTGGCTTTACGATTTCAACCCTCACGGCCTGGTTATTTGCTCGGTAACAGCACAGTTGCTGGCACTTCCCCTGTATGCCCGCATTCACGGTGAGAAGACCACAACCAAGCCTAGCGCGGCTTAACGATGTCGGCCTTCGAGCAAAACGACATTTAACATACTGGTAGCTCTATGCGTTTTCTCTTCTTCTCGTACACCCTGCCGACCAAGGCGGCTAAAGGCCGAGTCCAAGTCTGGCGGCAATTGAAAAAAACTGGGGCCATAAGTTACCGGGGGCTATGGGTTATTCCTTTCAACAAAGAGCGAATCCCATTGCTAGAAGAACTGGCAGCACTGGTGCTTTCCCTTGAGGGCGAATCCCTGGTATTTGAAGGAAAGCTTTTGAACGCGGCCGACGAAGGCCGTGTTCTGGACAACTTGGGAGAAGCCTCGCGCCTTGAATACACGGAACTTTTAGATAAGTGCTCAGACTATCTAAAAGAAATAGAAAAGGAGACCGCTGCCGAGAACTTTATCTTTGCAGAGGTTGAAGAAAACGAAGAAGAACTGGAAAAGCTGAAAAACTGGTTCAAGAAAATCCAGAAGCGCCAGATTGTAGAAATACCGGAAAAAGAGCAGGCCATTGCTGCAATTGCCAAATGCGAAGAAGTGTTTGAACAGTTTTCGACAGTTGCTTATGAGCGGGCTGATAAAGCCTAAAACAATGCTGAGGCCAGCCCTATTGCATCCATGCTTGACTTTTGGGTTGGTTGGAACACAATAGAAATTAGGGGATGGAGTTCCCCTTGAACCGCATTCGCTGATAACTCCTGCCACACTGAAAGCGTTGGTAGGTATTTGGATAACCACGCTCAGGTGGTTATCTTTTTTTGTCCTATTAACATTGTGAGGCT harbors:
- a CDS encoding Chromate resistance protein ChrB, translating into MRFLFFSYTLPTKAAKGRVQVWRQLKKTGAISYRGLWVIPFNKERIPLLEELAALVLSLEGESLVFEGKLLNAADEGRVLDNLGEASRLEYTELLDKCSDYLKEIEKETAAENFIFAEVEENEEELEKLKNWFKKIQKRQIVEIPEKEQAIAAIAKCEEVFEQFSTVAYERADKA
- a CDS encoding MFS transporter produces the protein MLKLLGKKTATPAVTFVVLMGIVSLFADMTHEGARSVYGSYLPLLGASATAIGFVSGFGELVGYSLRLFTGIIANKTKCYWGMTLLGYGVNVVAIPFLALVPENGWMLACILIVSERAGKAIRQPAKNTLLSFAATQVGVGKAFALQEFLDQLGAFLGPVLLFCVLWFKGGENTLESYALCFAVLGIPAVATMCWLFWAKQCFPTPELFEKTTGNEAVSKKSSFILYLVAISLFAFGFIDFPIVTMHAAKQNIFSVSSLPLLYAWAMIVDAFAALVFGALYDKIQFKALIVSGIISAFSAVFIFSISSFWGIAIGVTLWGIGMGAQESILKAAVVGLTSKENRSASFGFFESCFGVSWFMGSWFMGWLYDFNPHGLVICSVTAQLLALPLYARIHGEKTTTKPSAA
- a CDS encoding inorganic phosphate transporter, translated to MGILTVFSDVFSGDALTTCTVLSGLFFGWTIGSHYTGATLGMAYGAGVIKSPRLASLLVAAFALMGATFESGNVVNTVGTGILEKSQVTDLGAMVMMLTAALVTAANTWMRWPVSTSQLACFAVVGAGVGMGATIFWQTTIVFLFVTWVGTPVISCLLAFVFTRMGDSVFKTITPTTHKLLSAALLAACCYAAYTLGANNTGNAVGIFYGLGLTTPMKAGFIGGIAMGIGAMTWGKPILEKVGKGILHLDLTTGLSAKMAQSLTAHTAAMLGYPTSMNQALIGGVAGAGGARGLKTLNKKALAEIVFSWFFTPALAGIVSYALYKVLSAVLGIH